Proteins encoded by one window of Nasonia vitripennis strain AsymCx chromosome 5, Nvit_psr_1.1, whole genome shotgun sequence:
- the Or31 gene encoding odorant receptor 31 isoform X1, with translation MDDKDGFEYAFGVCRKELIIFGMWPKPNDTMDHKVFAIFRLVLCIALNFIFINLVQTIQLFIMWGDLFAMTDIISKASLPIGLVLFKTLVFIYYREALLPLLAYASSDWKKPKSSLEAANMWSNARTARQLSITCLFIGLSAVNYHMAVRICQELRIIPGKTKVERELYFNAYFPYNYTESPAYELTFAMQYFATVLATFSYSGLYGLFVGLMLHLCGQFANLRVKMDKVAKQADSAKFRQNLTAIIIRHQFLFRFSQIIEKIFNVIFLGEILGCTIQFCLQGFFLCTLSTEDVGLLVMYIFFMVFFIGHIGSHLFICCYVSERLQDESVSIANAAYKCQWYHLPAKDVMLLVMVINRAKDPIQITAGKFCVFSLSLLAQIFKTSGGYLSMLLAVRDKITIVVCQLSANVVAWMEEANFAVNLSRLCLCFVGVWPNLQCSRFFEIVSNAVFSVSSILIIYFIVIPQTTKLFYSDRDLDIIVDILCTADIPIIVALIKMFVLRYDSNVMRYLLDQLFKDWKSPQTESRRATMRDSAKSGRMIAAACMGIAYGTSNVFFFLRLIMLRQKQARTGHRAFLFESHFPFDVFNSPWFEVTWIIQAFCTFSATTAYSGIDSFFAVLVLHLCGQLIILGDELNSLAFQKDTEGIKEDIAKIVKRHYELNKYAETIETTFNKMFLAQIIACIVQFCLQGYQIISILIDKSLELPYFQLIFMVMYISYMSLDLYIYCYVAEKLRGKSIEIADAAYNCKWYNFQKKEVSDLILIMKRAQYPLDITAGKFCSLSLRLFAIIGKTSLGYLSMLLAVKERIN, from the exons ATGGATGATAAAGATG GTTTCGAGTATGCGTTTGGCGTGTGTCGAAAGGAGCTTATCATATTTGGCATGTGGCCAAAACCAAATGATACAATGGACCATAAAGTGTTTGCCATCTTTCGCTTGGTCCTATGTATAgcgttaaattttatatttattaaccTTGTGCAAACCATCCAACTCTTCATTATGTGGGGTGACTTATTCGCGATGACAGACATAATCTCTAAAGCGAGTTTGCCCATTGGATTGGTGCTGTTCAAAACATTGGTCTTTATCTACTACAGAGAAg CATTACTACCTTTATTAGCATACGCATCGTCCGACTGGAAGAAACCAAAATCTTCATTAGAGGCCGCAAATATGTGGTCGAATGCTAGAACAGCTCGTCAGTTGTCGATAACGTGTTTATTTATTGGTTTGTCTGCGGTAAATTATCACATGGCTGTGAGAATATGCCAAGAACTAAGGATAATTCCAGGAAAGACTAAAGTTGAACGTGAACTCTACTTCAATGCGTACTTTCCTTACAATTATACGGAGAGTCCTGCATACGAGTTGACCTTTGCAATGCAGTACTTTGCAACTGTACTAGCTACTTTCAGTTATTCGGGTCTTTACGGGCTGTTCGTAGGATTAATGCTACACTTATGCGGACAGTTTGCCAACCTTAGAGTTAAAATGGACAAAGTAGCCAAACAAGCAGACAGTGCAAAATTTCGACAAAATTTGACGGCAATTATAATAAGGCATCAATTTTTATTCAG atttTCCCAGATAATCGagaaaattttcaacgttATTTTTCTTGGAGAGATTCTAGGTTGTACAATACAATTTTGCTTGCAAGGTTTCTTTTTATGCACG CTGAGTACCGAAGATGTTGGTTTGTTAGTgatgtacatattttttatgGTATTTTTCATAGGACATATTGGATCTCATTTATTTATCTGTTGTTATGTTTCTGAGAGACTACAGGATGAG AGTGTATCGATAGCAAATGCAGCATACAAATGTCAATGGTACCATTTACCAGCTAAGGATGTCATGTTGTTAGTAATGGTGATTAACAGAGCAAAAGATCCTATCCAAATAACAGCAGGCAAATTTTGCGTTTTCTCACTTAGTCTTCTTGCACAA atttttaagaCTTCTGGAGGCTATTTGTCAATGTTATTAGCCGTAAGAGATAAAATAAC CA TTGTTGTGTGTCAGCTAAGCGCCAACGTTGTCGCTTGGATGGAAG AGGCTAATTTTGCGGTAAATTTGAGTCGTCTATGTCTGTGTTTTGTTGGAGTTTGGCCTAATTTGCAATGTTCACGGTTTTTCGAAATTGTCTCAAATGCTGTGTTCAGCGTCTCATCGATTCTCATCATCTACTTCATCGTCATACCTCAAACGACAAAGCTATTTTACAGTGACAGAGATCTTGACATAATAGTCGACATACTTTGCACCGCAGACATTCCGATCATCGTCGCCCTGATTAAAATGTTTGTTCTACGCTATGATTCCAACG TCATGAGATATCTGCTTGACCAACTTTTTAAGGACTGGAAATCTCCACAGACCGAGTCTCGCAGAGCAACAATGCGCGACAGCGCTAAATCTGGCCGCATGATAGCCGCAGCCTGCATGGGTATAGCCTATGGCACCTCTAACGTATTTTTCTTCCTACGACTAATAATGCTGCGTCAGAAGCAAGCACGCACCGGGCACCGGGCTTTTCTATTCGAATCGCACTTTCCCTTTGATGTCTTTAACAGTCCATGGTTCGAGGTCACCTGGATCATCCAAGCTTTCTGCACCTTTTCTGCTACAACGGCCTACTCTGGAATCGACAGCTTCTTTGCGGTGCTTGTATTACATCTATGTGGACAGCTGATTATTCTTGGAGACGAGCTGAACTCGCTTGCATTCCAGAAGGATACAGAGGGTATTAAAGAAGACATCGCGAAGATAGTTAAAAGACATTATGAATTGAATAA GTATGCTGAGACAATCGAAACAACTTtcaataaaatgtttttagcTCAAATAATAGCTTGTATTGTGCAATTCTGCCTGCAAGGTTATCAGATAATAAgc attttaatagACAAATCACTGGAGCTTCCATATTTTCAGTTGATCTTCATGGTTATGTATATATCTTACATGTCCTTAGATCTTTATATTTACTGTTATGTAGCAGAAAAATTACGTGGAAAG AGCATAGAAATAGCAGACGCAGCTTATAACTGCAAATGGTACAACTTCCAGAAAAAAGAAGTGTCTGATCTTATTCTTATTATGAAACGAGCCCAATATCCACTTGATATTACAGCTGGAAAATTTTGTTCTTTATCGCTAAGATTATTTGCTATT ATTGGAAAAACTTCATTAGGTTATTTGTCAATGCTTTTGGCAGTAAAAGAAAGGATTAACTAG
- the Or31 gene encoding odorant receptor 31: MDDKDGFEYAFGVCRKELIIFGMWPKPNDTMDHKVFAIFRLVLCIALNFIFINLVQTIQLFIMWGDLFAMTDIISKASLPIGLVLFKTLVFIYYREALLPLLAYASSDWKKPKSSLEAANMWSNARTARQLSITCLFIGLSAVNYHMAVRICQELRIIPGKTKVERELYFNAYFPYNYTESPAYELTFAMQYFATVLATFSYSGLYGLFVGLMLHLCGQFANLRVKMDKVAKQADSAKFRQNLTAIIIRHQFLFRFSQIIEKIFNVIFLGEILGCTIQFCLQGFFLCTLSTEDVGLLVMYIFFMVFFIGHIGSHLFICCYVSERLQDESVSIANAAYKCQWYHLPAKDVMLLVMVINRAKDPIQITAGKFCVFSLSLLAQIFKTSGGYLSMLLAVRDKIT, from the exons ATGGATGATAAAGATG GTTTCGAGTATGCGTTTGGCGTGTGTCGAAAGGAGCTTATCATATTTGGCATGTGGCCAAAACCAAATGATACAATGGACCATAAAGTGTTTGCCATCTTTCGCTTGGTCCTATGTATAgcgttaaattttatatttattaaccTTGTGCAAACCATCCAACTCTTCATTATGTGGGGTGACTTATTCGCGATGACAGACATAATCTCTAAAGCGAGTTTGCCCATTGGATTGGTGCTGTTCAAAACATTGGTCTTTATCTACTACAGAGAAg CATTACTACCTTTATTAGCATACGCATCGTCCGACTGGAAGAAACCAAAATCTTCATTAGAGGCCGCAAATATGTGGTCGAATGCTAGAACAGCTCGTCAGTTGTCGATAACGTGTTTATTTATTGGTTTGTCTGCGGTAAATTATCACATGGCTGTGAGAATATGCCAAGAACTAAGGATAATTCCAGGAAAGACTAAAGTTGAACGTGAACTCTACTTCAATGCGTACTTTCCTTACAATTATACGGAGAGTCCTGCATACGAGTTGACCTTTGCAATGCAGTACTTTGCAACTGTACTAGCTACTTTCAGTTATTCGGGTCTTTACGGGCTGTTCGTAGGATTAATGCTACACTTATGCGGACAGTTTGCCAACCTTAGAGTTAAAATGGACAAAGTAGCCAAACAAGCAGACAGTGCAAAATTTCGACAAAATTTGACGGCAATTATAATAAGGCATCAATTTTTATTCAG atttTCCCAGATAATCGagaaaattttcaacgttATTTTTCTTGGAGAGATTCTAGGTTGTACAATACAATTTTGCTTGCAAGGTTTCTTTTTATGCACG CTGAGTACCGAAGATGTTGGTTTGTTAGTgatgtacatattttttatgGTATTTTTCATAGGACATATTGGATCTCATTTATTTATCTGTTGTTATGTTTCTGAGAGACTACAGGATGAG AGTGTATCGATAGCAAATGCAGCATACAAATGTCAATGGTACCATTTACCAGCTAAGGATGTCATGTTGTTAGTAATGGTGATTAACAGAGCAAAAGATCCTATCCAAATAACAGCAGGCAAATTTTGCGTTTTCTCACTTAGTCTTCTTGCACAA atttttaagaCTTCTGGAGGCTATTTGTCAATGTTATTAGCCGTAAGAGATAAAATAACGTAA